A section of the Triticum dicoccoides isolate Atlit2015 ecotype Zavitan chromosome 7A, WEW_v2.0, whole genome shotgun sequence genome encodes:
- the LOC119331219 gene encoding aspartyl protease family protein At5g10770-like isoform X1 gives MASVSKLVLLLLCAYHTLVAHAGDDLGSYYKVLPAGSLESATVNCTDHKAVSPASGGVVMVPLHHRHGPCSPVPSTKAPTLEEMLRRDQLRADYIRRRFSGVKGGGLEQSDVTVPTTLGLSLGTLQYVITVGIGSPAVNQTMFIDTGSDVSWVQCKPCLRCHSQADSLFDPRSSSTYSPFTCSSAACAQLRQDGQGNGCSSSQCQYIVNYGDGSRTTGTYSSDTLSLGSNAVNNFQFGCSQSESGLLLNDQTAGLIGLGGGAQSLATQTAGTFGKAFSYCLPPTPGSSGFLTLGAATSGFVVKTPLLRSRQVPAYYIVSLQAIRVGGRQLNIPTTVFSAGSLMDSGTIITRLPRTAYSALSSAFKAGMKQYPPAQPMGILDTCFDFSGQSSIRIPSVALVFSGGAIVNLAPEGIILESCLAFAANRDDSSLGIIGNVQQRTFEVLYDVGGGAVGFNAGAC, from the exons ATGGCATCGGTTTCGAAGCTTGTGCTTCTCCTGCTGTGCGCCTACCACACTCTCGTTGCTCACGCAGGAGATGATCTTGGCAGTTACTACAAGGTTCTGCCCGCTGGCTCTCTGGAATCTGCCACCGTCAACTGCACCGATCACAAAG CAGTGAGTCCAGCATCCGGCGGCGTCGTCATGGTGCCGTTGCACCACCGGCACGGCCCATGCTCCCCTGTCCCCTCCACGAAGGCGCCGACCTTGGAGGAGATGCTCCGGCGTGACCAGCTCCGAGCTGACTACATCAGGCGGAGGTTCTCTGGCGTCAAGGGTGGCGGCCTGGAGCAATCGGACGTAACCGTGCCTACCACGCTGGGCCTCTCCCTGGGCACGTTGCAGTACGTGATCACCGTCGGCATCGGCTCGCCGGCCGTGAACCAGACCATGTTCATCGACACAGGCAGCGACGTGTCATGGGTGCAGTGCAAGCCGTGCTTGCGGTGCCACTCGCAGGCGGACTCGCTCTTCGACCCCAGATCGTCGAGCACCTACTCCCCGTTCACCTGCAGCTCCGCCGCCTGCGCGCAGCTCCGCCAGGACGGCCAAGGAAACGGCTGCTCCAGCTCCCAGTGCCAGTACATTGTCAACTACGGCGATGGTTCAAGAACCACCGGGACCTACAGCTCTGACACGCTCTCGCTGGGCTCCAACGCCGTCAACAACTTCCAGTTCGGGTGCAGCCAGTCTGAGTCGGGCCTCCTTCTCAACGACCAGACCGCTGGGCTCatcgggcttggcggcggcgctCAGTCGCTGGCCACCCAGACCGCGGGGACCTTCGGCAAGGCCTTCTCGTACTGCCTCCCGCCGACTCCGGGCTCGTCCGGCTTCCTCACTCTGGGTGCAGCAACCTCGGGTTTCGTCGTCAAGACACCGTTGCTGAGGAGCAGGCAGGTCCCGGCGTACTACATCGTATCTCTTCAGGCCATCAGGGTGGGAGGCAGGCAGCTCAACATACCCACCACGGTCTTTTCCGCCGGGTCGCTCATGGACTCCGGCACAATCATCACGCGCCTGCCGCGGACCGCGTACTCGGCGCTGTCGTCGGCGTTCAAGGCCGGCATGAAGCAGTACCCGCCGGCGCAGCCCATGGGCATCTTGGACACGTGCTTCGACTTCAGTGGCCAGTCCAGCATCAGAATACCGAGCGTTGCACTGGTGTTCTCCGGGGGCGCCATCGTCAACCTCGCCCCCGAGGGGATCATTCTGGAGAGCTGCCTCGCCTTCGCGGCCAACCGCGATGACAGCTCCCTCGGCATTATCGGCAACGTGCAGCAGCGGACGTTCGAGGTGCTCTACGACGTTGGTGGCGGCGCCGTGGGGTTCAACGCAGGCGCATGCTGA
- the LOC119331219 gene encoding aspartyl protease family protein At5g10770-like isoform X2 gives MASVSKLVLLLLCAYHTLVAHAGDDLGSYYKVLPAGSLESATVNCTDHKVSPASGGVVMVPLHHRHGPCSPVPSTKAPTLEEMLRRDQLRADYIRRRFSGVKGGGLEQSDVTVPTTLGLSLGTLQYVITVGIGSPAVNQTMFIDTGSDVSWVQCKPCLRCHSQADSLFDPRSSSTYSPFTCSSAACAQLRQDGQGNGCSSSQCQYIVNYGDGSRTTGTYSSDTLSLGSNAVNNFQFGCSQSESGLLLNDQTAGLIGLGGGAQSLATQTAGTFGKAFSYCLPPTPGSSGFLTLGAATSGFVVKTPLLRSRQVPAYYIVSLQAIRVGGRQLNIPTTVFSAGSLMDSGTIITRLPRTAYSALSSAFKAGMKQYPPAQPMGILDTCFDFSGQSSIRIPSVALVFSGGAIVNLAPEGIILESCLAFAANRDDSSLGIIGNVQQRTFEVLYDVGGGAVGFNAGAC, from the exons ATGGCATCGGTTTCGAAGCTTGTGCTTCTCCTGCTGTGCGCCTACCACACTCTCGTTGCTCACGCAGGAGATGATCTTGGCAGTTACTACAAGGTTCTGCCCGCTGGCTCTCTGGAATCTGCCACCGTCAACTGCACCGATCACAAAG TGAGTCCAGCATCCGGCGGCGTCGTCATGGTGCCGTTGCACCACCGGCACGGCCCATGCTCCCCTGTCCCCTCCACGAAGGCGCCGACCTTGGAGGAGATGCTCCGGCGTGACCAGCTCCGAGCTGACTACATCAGGCGGAGGTTCTCTGGCGTCAAGGGTGGCGGCCTGGAGCAATCGGACGTAACCGTGCCTACCACGCTGGGCCTCTCCCTGGGCACGTTGCAGTACGTGATCACCGTCGGCATCGGCTCGCCGGCCGTGAACCAGACCATGTTCATCGACACAGGCAGCGACGTGTCATGGGTGCAGTGCAAGCCGTGCTTGCGGTGCCACTCGCAGGCGGACTCGCTCTTCGACCCCAGATCGTCGAGCACCTACTCCCCGTTCACCTGCAGCTCCGCCGCCTGCGCGCAGCTCCGCCAGGACGGCCAAGGAAACGGCTGCTCCAGCTCCCAGTGCCAGTACATTGTCAACTACGGCGATGGTTCAAGAACCACCGGGACCTACAGCTCTGACACGCTCTCGCTGGGCTCCAACGCCGTCAACAACTTCCAGTTCGGGTGCAGCCAGTCTGAGTCGGGCCTCCTTCTCAACGACCAGACCGCTGGGCTCatcgggcttggcggcggcgctCAGTCGCTGGCCACCCAGACCGCGGGGACCTTCGGCAAGGCCTTCTCGTACTGCCTCCCGCCGACTCCGGGCTCGTCCGGCTTCCTCACTCTGGGTGCAGCAACCTCGGGTTTCGTCGTCAAGACACCGTTGCTGAGGAGCAGGCAGGTCCCGGCGTACTACATCGTATCTCTTCAGGCCATCAGGGTGGGAGGCAGGCAGCTCAACATACCCACCACGGTCTTTTCCGCCGGGTCGCTCATGGACTCCGGCACAATCATCACGCGCCTGCCGCGGACCGCGTACTCGGCGCTGTCGTCGGCGTTCAAGGCCGGCATGAAGCAGTACCCGCCGGCGCAGCCCATGGGCATCTTGGACACGTGCTTCGACTTCAGTGGCCAGTCCAGCATCAGAATACCGAGCGTTGCACTGGTGTTCTCCGGGGGCGCCATCGTCAACCTCGCCCCCGAGGGGATCATTCTGGAGAGCTGCCTCGCCTTCGCGGCCAACCGCGATGACAGCTCCCTCGGCATTATCGGCAACGTGCAGCAGCGGACGTTCGAGGTGCTCTACGACGTTGGTGGCGGCGCCGTGGGGTTCAACGCAGGCGCATGCTGA